A segment of the Odoribacter splanchnicus DSM 20712 genome:
TACTGATTCAAAACTCCGGAAACCTAAAATCCCCCTTCCTATCCTACAGGTAATGCTTCGAATCTTCAAATTCACAATCATTTTGATTTATCAAAAATAATTAAAAATACAGAAATACCAAGACAAAAGATCGGAATTTAAAAAAAATCATACCCCCGGAACAATTAGTATTCAATTCAAAACTTTAACAACTTTTTCGGTATATGAATTTAAAATAGAAACACATACATTGGCATATTATTTGTATTTTTGTATGAGTTATTAAATTTTTCATTTCTACTATCCTATGATCATCGACACAGGCAATATCCTATTGATAGGAGCTGTTCTCCTTTTTTTCAGTATTATCGCCGGTAAGGCCGGTTTTCGTTTCGGAGTTCCCGTTCTGTTATTATTCCTCGGTGTAGGTATGTTATTCGGTAGCGACGGCTTGGGAATACAATTCAATAATCCTCATGGAGCGCAGTTCATCGGTATGATTGCTCTGAGTATCATCTTGTTTTCGGGTGGTATGGATACCAAATACACAGAAATCAAACCTGTACTGGGCCAAGGAGTCATACTCGCCACCCTCGGGGTGGCACTGACAACAGCCATTACCGGTTTCTTTATTTATTGGATTACCGGTCTCGTATCCGATTTTTCTGCTCTCACGCTGACTGAATCTTTGCTAATGGCAGCAGTGATGTCATCTACCGACTCGGCGTCGGTATTTTCCATCCTGCGAAGTAAAAAACAAGGATTGAAAGAACAACTCCGTCCTATGCTCGAACTCGAAAGCGGAAGTAACGATCCCATGGCTTATATGCTGACGTTATTGCTCATCCAAATTATACAAACTCCTGCAGGTGAAACAAACCTATGGTATTCCTTCCTGATGTTTATCGTTCAGATGAGTGTCGGAGCCGTAGCCGGTTTCTTACTGGGAAAAATGGCCGTATGGCTGATGAACCGGTTGAATATCGGCAACCAATCTCTCTATCCCATTCTACTGTTAGCCTGTGTATTCTTTATCTTCTCTATCACCGAGCTGGTGAAGGGAAATGGCTACCTGGCCGTATACATCGCGGGGTTGGTCGTAGGCAATCACAAGATTCAGCACAAGAAAAGCGTCACCACCTTCTTCGATGGATTCACCTGGCTTTTCCAGATCGTCATGTTCCTTACCTTAGGCTTACTGGTCAATCCACGTGACTTGCTGCCCATTGCAGGACTGGGTTTATTGGTGGGTTTTTTCATGATCATTCTGGCACGTCCCATCAGTGTCTTTTTATGCCTGGCTCCTTTCAGGCAAATGAGTACCAAAGCCAAAGTATATGTTTCCTGGGTCGGTCTCCGGGGCGCCGTTCCGATCATTTTCGCCACCTATCCGCTGATCGCCCAGATTCCCTATGCTTCCCTGATTTTCAATGTCGTATTTTTCATTACGATCGTATCTCTGTTGATCCAGGGAACCACAGTCAGCTATATGGCTAACTTGTTGAACTTATCGGAAAAAGAACCCAAACAAGGTAATGATTTCGGCATGGAACTACCGGAAGAAATCAAATCGGCCATGTCAGAAATCGAAGTTGCGGACAACCTGCTGGCCAACGGAAACCGTCTGATGGACCTGAGTCTACCGGACAATACACTGGTAGTTATGGTTAAACGGGGAAATAACTTTTTTATCCCAAGAGGAGGTACCGGTTTAGATATCGGTGATAAACTTCTTGTTATCACAGACAATGACGAAGAATTAATGAAAACCTATAAAAATTTAGGTATCAACGAATATATGATTCAAAAAAATTCATAAGATAGTCCGGGCATGATGAGATATATTCTGATCGGATGTTGTTTCTTTTGCAGCCTGTTCCTGTCTTCCTGTAACAGCACGAAACGACTCGGCCAAACGGCGACTCAGACGAGCCAACTATCCCACCAACTGGGTTTTAAAGTCAATCGTAAAGACGATCTGCGTCTTTTTTCGGAAGCGGCCCGATGGCTGGGAACCCCTTACCGCTATGGAGGTAGCACCCGGAAAGGAGTCGACTGCTCCGGGTTGGTGAATCAGATTTACAAACAAGTCTATCATCGATCCCTCGAACGTTCCAGTAGTGGTATAGCCACCCGCAACTGCCGTAAAATCATGAAAAGCGATTTAAGTAGTGGTGATCTCGTATTTTTCAATACTTCCCGGAAAAAAAGAAAAGGAATAAACCATGTCGGCCTATTCCTTAAAAACGGCTATTTTATCCAT
Coding sequences within it:
- a CDS encoding potassium/proton antiporter, which translates into the protein MIIDTGNILLIGAVLLFFSIIAGKAGFRFGVPVLLLFLGVGMLFGSDGLGIQFNNPHGAQFIGMIALSIILFSGGMDTKYTEIKPVLGQGVILATLGVALTTAITGFFIYWITGLVSDFSALTLTESLLMAAVMSSTDSASVFSILRSKKQGLKEQLRPMLELESGSNDPMAYMLTLLLIQIIQTPAGETNLWYSFLMFIVQMSVGAVAGFLLGKMAVWLMNRLNIGNQSLYPILLLACVFFIFSITELVKGNGYLAVYIAGLVVGNHKIQHKKSVTTFFDGFTWLFQIVMFLTLGLLVNPRDLLPIAGLGLLVGFFMIILARPISVFLCLAPFRQMSTKAKVYVSWVGLRGAVPIIFATYPLIAQIPYASLIFNVVFFITIVSLLIQGTTVSYMANLLNLSEKEPKQGNDFGMELPEEIKSAMSEIEVADNLLANGNRLMDLSLPDNTLVVMVKRGNNFFIPRGGTGLDIGDKLLVITDNDEELMKTYKNLGINEYMIQKNS
- a CDS encoding C40 family peptidase, with product MMRYILIGCCFFCSLFLSSCNSTKRLGQTATQTSQLSHQLGFKVNRKDDLRLFSEAARWLGTPYRYGGSTRKGVDCSGLVNQIYKQVYHRSLERSSSGIATRNCRKIMKSDLSSGDLVFFNTSRKKRKGINHVGLFLKNGYFIHASTSRGVIISNLKEDYYRKTWKQGGRVK